ctggtacagtccatgaggagatgcactgcagtagttaatgcagctggtggccacaccagatactgactgacatccccacagcaagatgctgccaccacaatgcttctcTGTAGGGATGGTGgtaggtttcatcagaccagagaatcttgtttctcatggtctaagagtcttaAAGTGCCTTTTgataaactccaagcaggctgtcatgtgagGAGTCGCTTCCATCTGGCCCCtataccataaatgcctgattggtggagtgctacagagatggagatggctgtccttctggaaggttctcccacagagggactctggagctctgtcagagtgaccatcaggtttttgggCACTTCCCTGAcaaagacccttctcccccgattgcgcagtttggccAACTCTAGGAAATGTCAGTGGTTCCAAacacctcttccatttaagagtgatggaggccactgttcttgggaaccttATATGCTGaacacattttttggtacccttccctagatctgtgcctcgacagaatttgttctcggcgctctacggacaattccttagagctcatggattggtttttgcgccgacatgcactgtcaaccatgggaccttatatagacagttgtgtgcttttccaaatcatgtccaatcaattgaatttattacaggtggactccaagttgtgtTATCAGCtcaaggaaacaggatgcactggaGCTCaacttcaagtctcatagcaaagggtctgaatacgtaagTAAATAaggtttcagttttttttgtataaatttgcaaacatttctaaaaacctgttgtgctgtgtcattatgtggtattgtgtttagattgatgatttttttaaataaggctgtaacgtaacaaaattgtCAAAGTCAAGGTGAATGCACTCTCagcaattaccttgtacccctgcacatcgactctacTGGTACCCATGTGTATAGCCAAGTTTGCGTTACTCATTGTGCATTTATTAACACTTCTATTATTTTTGTATCTTTCTCAGAATTTTTGGAAaaggggggactagatacataaagtgctttcatttctaaatgatTAAAACAGATCTGTATGAAAATACTCAAAATGTGACATTCTGTACCGTCGCCTCATGAAACATTTtctctcaaatccaaaatgctggagtacacAGACAAATGTTTAATATCAGCTTCACTGTCTAAATACATACTGAGGGGAGTATAACTATTCCTGGGGTTATAGGCAAAGAAAAAGCTAAAACCAGAGAAGAGGTCTTGGATGAAAGCTCTTACTTGTTTGATAGTGATGGCTGGTCTCCAGTCTTTGTCCTCCTCTAAAATCGATAGACAGACTGTACCAGAGGGATATACATTTGGATGGAACAAAGGGGGCTCAAATTTGCCTGCCAAGAGCGGAGAAAATATAATTATTAGCACAATCTGGAGAAAATTCCAGATGGCACTTATTTGCAGTTCATTAAACAGTGATTTTCGatagatctctccctctatccgcactgaggttggaataatactgaacattatgataatgcccttttagtataAGAGCGGTTTGAAAAGagactgaaatttcagcctgttttggtgggatgtagTTTCAGCCTGCCTGGTAAAtgtgttaatagaccaataagggGAGTTCAAACAGCTGTTTTTCTGTTTTCCACCTACCCACTCACaccagtcctagcaaaattatttcttgagaaattgctcttcgctaagaagctatttttgtttgttggccattttaattgaaaacaaggCAAGAGTAAACATGTCGTCCCCCACTAATAATGCAACGCCCCCTAGGGGCACTCACTAATTCTGTAAATGACAGATCCATTTGTCAAGACGCATCACTCACACATGGTGTCAAATGGGTCCCGTGGTGTCAGAGTGTCGGTTAGCTAGACTCATCTCTGAGCATGTGTGCCAAATTTCATAATTGAGTCAGACAGCAATAAACACATGTGCCCATTATAGAGCCACCATGTGGTCAATATGAATGCTCTTGCATATGTTGAGTATTGACAGTGTTTGCAATATTCGTACCAAATTTAGTTACAATGAACATGTTTGACTGATATGCATTTATGTGCCAGATCACATCGACATGAACAtcggtaaaacattttttatttaactagaagtcatttaagaaaaaaaagattatttacaatgacggccaacgctgggtcaattgtgctgCGCCATCAATAGTGGCCATGTTTTAGGTACTAGTCTGGAAAATATTGCGTTGAGACCTTTGGCCATATCCATGTTCCATGGAGATCAGTCATTCGGTGCCATAAGAGCAGCACCTTAGGTGTTTCACAAATGTCTTAATGGCAGACCTTATGGGTCCCCGAGGCAAATTAGTTCCTTATGAGGGACCCTTGTAGCGAATTTCATGACTTTATGTAATACGGGGTGAGGGGCATGACCTCTGAAAGTTTGCATTTTCTTGTTATAGGGCCACCATCTGGCTAATCAGTGTAATATTGTAAATGctggatctctatggcaagacatcATTCAcccacagtaaggtacttaactgttacccagaaatgatacAGATAACAGCTGCATTGGATATTTAAAAAGAGAAAACATACACTTGGGAGGTGAAGAAGGATAGTCATCCTTGAAGAGCATTCGGAGTTTGAACAAGCCCCCCTCCCATGGGGTCTGTGGAGAGAAATACAGAAATTTGGTCAACACTCCTTCAGTAACTGGAGTTACTCATTGTGAAGCAATGAGAATGTTGCACAACTGTTGTAATCAATTAAAATTGGTTCACTGGCCATCCAGCAGCTATACAGACGTTAGTACCAGCACCTCAGTGTATTTAATATCTCCTACAACATATTAATACTCTGCTTAGTTGTATTAAAACAAAATCTGCTGTCCAGGTGAAAGACATAGTGAAAATTTATTATGCTGCACAGGAGTGATCACTTCCTCCAGTCTGAACATAGTGGTGACTACAATACATATAAAGTTCAGCGCTCACTCCAGAGAGACTCTTACCCCCTTCTTTCCCGGGATGGCACACTCCCAATTCATCAAGTTCATTGTTCCATCTGGGTTTTTTGTTGGCACAGCAACAAACCcctagggagagagaagagatgttGTCCAACACATTAAATGTCCAACTCCATGAACTTTCCAACTACAGCCCTGCCCAGAATCAAACCTTAGCCCCCAACCCTCTATGGATGCGTAACTCAATGTGGTTAGTTGGCAGCGCTGCCCTGTTAACGGCTCAGTCACCTGTAATGTAGGCTATTTTATTTGTTCCAAAGCCATGCAGTACGTGTTCAGATGTAGGCCTATGCCTGTATTGTCTCCCTGTCAGAGTTATGTTGATGACAAATCCAATTTCCCATTTGGGATCAATAAAGCTTATTCAATCAGGCCAGGGCAGTACAGCTCTGCTTGGCATAGTGAAAAATGTTATGTGGAATAGAAGATCCAGGAAACATTTCCACAAACAGGTCTTCCAAAATGACACATGCCCTTAAAGAACCAGCTAAGCTTCTACGCAAAGGCACTGTTGACATTTAAATGGCTTCCACCCAAGTCCCTTTATACTCACAAAAGGATGGTCTTTTCTCCAGGCCTTTCTTTCTTGTGCAAGACGACTTAAGGCTATACCAGACATGACTCCCTAAATCAAAAACATTAAGATCAACTGGGAAAAAGGGATCAACAGTTGTTTACAGTTCTATTGAAATAAACAATGCATATGTGATGCACAAGTCCAGCCCACAGATCAGTTCAGGTGGTTGTCATTTCTCTCTGGTTACTAGTCTCTGGATAACAGCACAGCCAAATGTGGTGCTCAGAAAGCGCAATACTGCAACCACTTCAACTAGGTCACATCCACAGGTGCCAAGGGCCGCAACCAGAGACCTAGCCTAAATGTGTTAAATATGAACTCATTCTTTCATATTGTTTTCAACATCATTGTAATGCAGCTTGTTGCTCATATATGTGTGTAGTAAAAGGTA
The sequence above is a segment of the Salvelinus alpinus chromosome 1, SLU_Salpinus.1, whole genome shotgun sequence genome. Coding sequences within it:
- the LOC139577912 gene encoding SUMO-conjugating enzyme UBC9-B isoform X2; this encodes MSGIALSRLAQERKAWRKDHPFGFVAVPTKNPDGTMNLMNWECAIPGKKGTPWEGGLFKLRMLFKDDYPSSPPKFCLSILEEDKDWRPAITIKQILLGIQELLNEPNIQDPAQAEAYTIYCQNRVEYEKRVRAQAKKFSP
- the LOC139577912 gene encoding SUMO-conjugating enzyme UBC9-B isoform X3 → MSGIALSRLAQERKAWRKDHPFGFVAVPTKNPDGTMNLMNWECAIPGKKGTPWEGGLFKLRMLFKDDYPSSPPKCKFEPPLFHPNVYPSGTVCLSILEEDKDWRPAITIKQPKQSGI
- the LOC139577912 gene encoding SUMO-conjugating enzyme UBC9-B isoform X1 — translated: MSGIALSRLAQERKAWRKDHPFGFVAVPTKNPDGTMNLMNWECAIPGKKGTPWEGGLFKLRMLFKDDYPSSPPKCKFEPPLFHPNVYPSGTVCLSILEEDKDWRPAITIKQILLGIQELLNEPNIQDPAQAEAYTIYCQNRVEYEKRVRAQAKKFSP